GAAGGAGATTTGCAATAGCCTCGGCTTGCCTCTCATATTCAAGAGTTCCTATGACAAGGCAAACCGGAGTTCCATCCGTTCTTACAGGGGCCCCGGGATTGAAAAGGGGCTTCGGATCCTTTCAGATGTGAAAGCCGGGTTTGACCTCCAGATATTGACGGATGTTCATTCAGCACAGGAGGCTGAAACAGCCGCAGAGGTGGTGGATGTGCTCCAGATACCTGCATTCCTCTGCCGCCAGACCGACCTGATAATAGCGGCATCAGAAACGGGGAAGAGGGTGAATATAAAAAAAGGGCAGTTTCTCTCACCCCTGGAGGTCAAGAACATAATTGAAAAATTTGTCTCAACAGGTAACACAGAGCTGATGATCACGGAGAGGGGGACATCCTTTGGTTACAACAACCTCGTTGTTGACTTCCGAGCGTTTCCGATAATGAGATCATTTGGATATCCCGTAATCTTCGATGTAACGCACAGCCTTCAACTTCCCGGTGGACTGGGGACTGCCTCCGGCGGACAGAAGGAATTCGCTCCGGTACTGGCCAGGGCTGCCGCTGCTGCAGGGGTTGACGGGATATTTTTGGAGGTTCATCCCGACCCGGACAGGGCACTCTGCGACGGGCCGAACATGATAAAACTGAATGATCTTGAGGGGATACTCAAACCGGTGAAGGCGATACATGAGATAGCAGCAAGGGGTGATAGCGTATAAC
This genomic window from bacterium BMS3Abin08 contains:
- the kdsA gene encoding 2-dehydro-3-deoxyphosphooctonate aldolase, giving the protein MSEKLLIIAGPCVMENEEIVFETAGALKEICNSLGLPLIFKSSYDKANRSSIRSYRGPGIEKGLRILSDVKAGFDLQILTDVHSAQEAETAAEVVDVLQIPAFLCRQTDLIIAASETGKRVNIKKGQFLSPLEVKNIIEKFVSTGNTELMITERGTSFGYNNLVVDFRAFPIMRSFGYPVIFDVTHSLQLPGGLGTASGGQKEFAPVLARAAAAAGVDGIFLEVHPDPDRALCDGPNMIKLNDLEGILKPVKAIHEIAARGDSV